A genomic region of Nitrospira sp. contains the following coding sequences:
- a CDS encoding efflux RND transporter permease subunit, whose translation MIASLLEFSLRQRILVIGLACLLSVVGVIAFQSIPIDAYPDVTNIQVQILTEAAGLSPVEVERFITYPLELQMTGLPGLAEIRSLSKFALSQITVVFNDDVDMYFARQLVLERIMAAKDRLPEGLEPVMAPVTTGLGEVYHYYVEGPHATATDPQVVERELTDQRTMQEWVLRPQLKSVPGVIDVNSMGGFVKQYQVLVDPAKLRKFDLTLQQIYEAVVKNNANVGGNVLERHAERSIVRGLGLIRTVGDIESIIVKAVGGTPVFVRDVAEVGIGHAVRHGAVVLNGEREVVIGTVLMLRGGNARQVVEAVKTKLEDLQQSNILPTNTTLIPFYDRIELVTAAIHTVRDALIEGVVLVVFVFFFFLGHVRSAIIVTVTLIVTPLVTFIVMERFGLSANLMTLGGLAIAIGEIADGSLVVVENAYRHLAQHSSASQESRLSIILHATKEVGRPILFGILIISVVFLPLMTLQGMEGKMFAPLAYTLVIALLASVVVTLTLSPVLVSLLLRRDRLEETRVTVWMKQAYLPVLQWTIRHRGLILTSSTAIVLCSLSLVPFVGREFIPLLEEGALTPQVVKLPSVSLPESIELEKQTQKAMLEFPEVKMAVSRIGRAEIPYHPEDLYESDPIVSLHDRSTWKTAKTQSELTDAIRRKLAEIPGISILMSQPIQERVDELISGIRTECAIKLFGDDLDLLRDKAQEIAALIQHINGVKDIKVEQVAGQPYLIIDIDRQKIARFGINVSDVQEIIATAIGGKAATQVYEGERRFQLTLRFPEPYRNSVAAIGEIRVKSSSGALIPMSDLAKIEMREGPARISREHVKRRIYIGFNVVGRDIGGVVDEGRAKLAAQLHLPEGYTVVWGGAFENMERANARLMIVVPITLGLVFFLLFWAFHSMRYATLIMINLPFALIGGVVSLWLSGQYLSVPASIGFIELFGLAVGNGIVLVSYINQLRHEGQQIDEAILAGCSLRLRPVVMTMMTTLLGLLPLALAQGIGAEVQRPLATVVIGGLFTSTALTLVVLPALYSLFARQEVRKEEAPEWV comes from the coding sequence ATGATCGCCTCTCTGCTGGAATTTTCCTTGCGGCAACGGATTCTAGTCATCGGCCTGGCCTGTCTGCTGTCGGTTGTCGGTGTGATTGCCTTTCAGTCGATCCCGATCGATGCCTACCCCGATGTGACCAACATCCAAGTACAGATACTGACCGAGGCTGCGGGGCTCTCGCCAGTCGAAGTTGAACGGTTCATCACCTATCCGCTCGAACTTCAGATGACCGGGTTACCTGGATTAGCGGAGATCCGGTCACTTTCCAAATTTGCGCTATCCCAAATCACGGTCGTGTTCAACGACGACGTGGATATGTACTTTGCCCGCCAGTTGGTCCTCGAGCGAATCATGGCGGCGAAGGATCGGTTACCAGAGGGGCTCGAACCAGTCATGGCTCCTGTCACAACGGGGCTGGGCGAGGTCTATCACTACTATGTCGAAGGGCCCCATGCGACAGCGACCGATCCACAGGTCGTCGAGAGGGAGTTGACGGATCAGCGCACCATGCAGGAGTGGGTCCTGCGGCCCCAGCTCAAGAGTGTGCCGGGAGTGATCGATGTGAACAGTATGGGTGGGTTTGTGAAGCAGTATCAGGTCCTTGTCGATCCGGCCAAACTGCGCAAGTTCGACTTGACGCTCCAGCAGATCTACGAGGCGGTGGTGAAGAACAACGCCAATGTCGGGGGCAACGTGCTGGAGCGTCATGCCGAACGCTCGATCGTTCGAGGGCTTGGATTGATCAGGACCGTGGGTGATATCGAATCCATCATTGTGAAAGCGGTTGGTGGCACGCCGGTGTTCGTCCGGGACGTCGCTGAAGTCGGCATTGGCCATGCCGTTCGCCATGGCGCGGTGGTTCTCAATGGGGAGCGGGAAGTCGTGATCGGAACAGTGCTTATGCTTCGGGGAGGTAATGCTCGTCAGGTGGTTGAGGCGGTCAAGACGAAGCTGGAGGATCTGCAGCAGAGCAATATTCTTCCGACAAACACAACGCTGATCCCTTTCTATGATCGCATCGAACTCGTCACTGCGGCCATTCATACAGTGCGGGACGCGCTGATCGAAGGGGTCGTGCTGGTGGTCTTTGTCTTCTTTTTCTTCCTGGGCCATGTCCGCAGCGCCATCATTGTCACGGTGACGTTGATTGTCACTCCGCTCGTGACCTTTATCGTGATGGAGCGGTTCGGGCTCTCGGCCAACTTGATGACGCTTGGTGGGCTGGCGATCGCCATCGGTGAGATTGCCGATGGGTCCCTGGTCGTCGTGGAAAACGCCTATCGGCATCTCGCTCAACACAGCAGCGCGTCGCAGGAAAGCAGGCTCAGCATCATTCTCCATGCGACGAAGGAAGTCGGTCGACCGATCCTGTTCGGCATTCTGATCATCAGTGTTGTCTTCTTGCCGCTCATGACGTTGCAAGGAATGGAAGGCAAGATGTTCGCGCCGCTGGCCTACACGCTGGTGATTGCACTCTTGGCCTCAGTTGTGGTGACGCTGACCCTGTCACCAGTCCTTGTGTCGCTACTCTTGCGCAGAGACCGTCTTGAAGAGACGCGCGTGACGGTCTGGATGAAACAGGCCTATCTGCCGGTGTTGCAATGGACGATCCGGCACCGCGGCCTCATCCTGACGAGTTCAACAGCGATCGTGCTGTGCAGCCTTTCCCTCGTTCCATTCGTGGGGCGGGAATTTATTCCACTCCTTGAGGAAGGGGCCCTGACACCTCAAGTGGTGAAGTTGCCGAGCGTGTCGCTTCCTGAGTCTATCGAGCTAGAGAAGCAGACTCAGAAGGCCATGTTGGAGTTTCCCGAAGTGAAGATGGCGGTGAGCAGGATCGGCCGAGCGGAGATTCCCTACCACCCAGAAGATCTCTACGAGAGCGATCCGATTGTCTCCCTCCACGACCGAAGTACCTGGAAGACGGCGAAGACTCAATCAGAATTGACCGATGCGATCCGCCGGAAGTTAGCTGAAATTCCCGGTATCTCTATTCTCATGAGTCAGCCAATCCAAGAACGAGTGGATGAGTTGATCTCCGGCATCAGGACCGAATGCGCCATCAAGCTGTTCGGAGACGATCTCGACCTGCTCCGCGACAAAGCGCAGGAGATTGCGGCCCTGATACAACACATCAACGGCGTCAAAGATATCAAGGTCGAACAGGTCGCTGGACAGCCCTACCTCATTATCGACATTGATCGGCAAAAGATTGCCCGCTTCGGCATCAACGTGTCGGACGTTCAAGAGATCATCGCCACCGCGATCGGTGGGAAGGCGGCGACGCAGGTCTATGAAGGCGAGCGCCGGTTTCAGCTCACCCTGAGATTTCCAGAACCATACCGGAACAGCGTTGCCGCCATCGGAGAAATCCGCGTGAAGTCTTCTTCCGGAGCGCTCATTCCCATGAGTGACCTGGCCAAGATCGAAATGCGTGAAGGCCCGGCTCGTATCAGTCGAGAGCATGTGAAGCGCCGCATCTACATCGGCTTCAATGTCGTAGGCCGGGATATCGGCGGTGTGGTGGATGAAGGGCGCGCGAAGCTGGCGGCGCAACTCCACTTACCGGAAGGCTATACCGTCGTATGGGGCGGGGCGTTCGAAAATATGGAACGGGCCAACGCGCGATTGATGATTGTCGTGCCGATCACACTGGGCCTCGTGTTCTTTCTTTTGTTCTGGGCCTTCCATTCGATGCGATACGCAACCTTGATCATGATCAACCTGCCGTTCGCGTTGATCGGAGGCGTCGTGTCGCTCTGGCTGAGCGGACAGTATCTGAGCGTACCGGCCTCTATCGGTTTTATCGAGCTGTTTGGGCTGGCCGTGGGAAACGGGATCGTGCTGGTCTCCTATATCAACCAACTGCGCCACGAGGGGCAGCAGATCGATGAAGCGATTCTGGCCGGCTGCAGTCTCCGTCTTCGCCCCGTCGTGATGACCATGATGACCACGCTGCTTGGACTTCTGCCGCTGGCGCTGGCGCAAGGAATTGGGGCGGAGGTCCAGCGGCCGCTGGCAACCGTCGTGATCGGCGGACTCTTCACGTCGACGGCGCTGACGCTGGTTGTACTGCCCGCGCTCTATAGTCTGTTCGCTCGGCAGGAGGTGAGGAAAGAGGAGGCGCCGGAATGGGTGTGA
- a CDS encoding glutathione S-transferase family protein → MEVRAQFPDEQSPAGEFTRQPDVFRRWVTADGSSGYPAAAGRYHLYVSWACPWAHRTIIVRKLKKLESVIGMTVVDPIRDERGWAFREGAGHSPDPINGFQFLREAYKATDSNYIGRITVPVLWDSVTKRIVTNSDDDLMRIFNGEFNRFTESPIDLYPDGLRQEIDELNTFIYENVNDGVYRAGFATSQQGYERAARRLFTALDQLDARLATHRYLFGPEFVETDWRLFVTLVRFDAVYHGHFKCNLRRIVDYPNLFGYLKDLYQTDGIAETVNVDHIKRHYYVTHDDINPTRIVPIGPDQDLSIPHGRDRLISF, encoded by the coding sequence ATGGAAGTTCGAGCCCAATTTCCAGATGAGCAATCGCCAGCCGGTGAGTTTACGCGCCAGCCGGATGTGTTCCGGAGGTGGGTGACCGCCGACGGTAGTTCGGGCTATCCCGCCGCTGCCGGACGCTACCACCTCTACGTCTCGTGGGCCTGCCCCTGGGCCCACCGCACAATCATTGTGCGTAAGCTCAAGAAGCTTGAGAGTGTGATCGGGATGACCGTCGTGGATCCTATTCGTGACGAGCGAGGATGGGCATTTCGCGAAGGCGCAGGACATTCCCCCGACCCCATCAATGGATTCCAGTTTCTTCGAGAAGCCTATAAAGCCACGGATTCGAACTATATCGGACGTATCACAGTGCCCGTGCTGTGGGACTCCGTCACCAAACGGATCGTCACCAACTCCGATGACGATCTGATGAGAATCTTCAACGGTGAGTTCAATCGATTTACTGAAAGCCCGATTGATTTGTACCCGGATGGCCTGCGGCAAGAGATCGATGAGCTCAACACGTTCATCTACGAGAATGTGAACGACGGCGTCTATCGAGCAGGGTTCGCCACATCCCAACAGGGCTATGAACGAGCGGCACGGCGATTATTTACCGCGCTGGATCAACTCGATGCGCGCCTGGCAACTCACCGGTACTTATTCGGACCGGAGTTTGTGGAAACCGACTGGCGGCTTTTTGTCACATTGGTTCGGTTCGACGCCGTGTACCACGGACATTTCAAATGCAATCTCCGACGAATCGTCGACTACCCGAACCTGTTCGGGTATCTGAAAGATCTCTACCAAACCGACGGCATTGCCGAAACCGTGAATGTCGACCACATCAAACGCCACTACTACGTCACGCACGACGACATCAACCCGACCCGTATCGTCCCGATCGGCCCCGACCAAGACTTGTCGATACCCCATGGACGTGACCGTCTGATCTCGTTTTAG
- a CDS encoding efflux RND transporter periplasmic adaptor subunit, with amino-acid sequence MREAHSRRTSESEIKEWTKGMGFVAHTCLNQHTTGLRAQVIRGLAACIIMALGVACENKPGETSAVKPDLPSARTGLLRLTPEELSRTQLELVPVAQGQLLSHREFSATVQANQNELAEVTTLIRGRVVKVHVDVGQDVKKGALLAMLHSVDLGVAEGDYLKAGARLHEAELAHLRAKELYENKAISLAELQRREAAMKTARAELREAKNRLELLGVPLEEIGRLERELTIKADMPLRAPFDGRVITRNITRGEVVETEQKLFTVANLTDVWVIGNVPEKDVRFIRKDQKVTVVVAAYPHAIFSGTITYVGDVLDPATRTMSLRVTVPNPDRLLKPEMFAIISVLATPSPDVLSVPLAAVQDGPGGTMVFVQREPGVFEPRPIKLGNEEGDVIRVLEGVKAGEQVVTKGSFALKSEMERHKIEPTP; translated from the coding sequence GTGCGAGAAGCTCACAGTCGGAGGACGAGTGAATCTGAGATCAAAGAGTGGACCAAGGGGATGGGATTTGTGGCTCATACCTGCCTGAATCAGCACACAACCGGATTGCGCGCACAGGTCATACGTGGTTTGGCAGCTTGCATAATCATGGCGCTGGGTGTTGCCTGCGAAAACAAACCGGGAGAGACCTCCGCGGTCAAACCGGACCTGCCTTCCGCGCGAACGGGCTTGTTGCGTCTGACGCCCGAAGAGTTATCCCGAACGCAGCTGGAACTTGTGCCGGTGGCGCAGGGGCAGCTTCTTTCACATCGTGAATTTTCCGCAACGGTCCAGGCCAACCAAAACGAATTGGCCGAGGTCACGACCCTAATTCGAGGCCGGGTCGTGAAGGTTCATGTCGATGTCGGGCAGGACGTGAAAAAGGGCGCTCTTTTGGCGATGCTCCATAGCGTTGACCTTGGCGTGGCGGAGGGAGACTACCTCAAGGCCGGGGCCAGGTTGCATGAAGCGGAGCTGGCACACCTTCGCGCCAAGGAACTGTACGAAAACAAAGCCATCAGTCTCGCTGAACTGCAACGACGCGAAGCTGCCATGAAGACGGCACGAGCTGAACTGCGGGAGGCCAAAAACCGTCTCGAACTGCTTGGTGTGCCACTAGAGGAAATCGGCAGGCTGGAGCGGGAATTGACGATTAAGGCCGACATGCCCCTACGCGCGCCGTTCGATGGGCGAGTGATCACACGCAATATCACACGGGGAGAAGTGGTCGAGACGGAACAAAAGCTGTTCACCGTGGCCAATCTTACGGATGTGTGGGTGATCGGCAACGTGCCGGAGAAGGACGTGCGATTCATCCGCAAGGACCAGAAAGTCACCGTGGTCGTGGCGGCCTATCCCCATGCGATCTTCAGCGGGACCATCACCTATGTCGGAGACGTGCTTGATCCCGCAACCCGAACCATGAGCCTCCGGGTCACCGTGCCGAACCCCGATCGACTGTTGAAGCCGGAAATGTTCGCCATCATCAGCGTGTTGGCAACTCCAAGTCCGGACGTGCTGAGCGTTCCGCTAGCGGCTGTCCAGGATGGGCCTGGCGGTACGATGGTATTCGTTCAACGGGAGCCAGGCGTTTTCGAGCCACGGCCAATCAAGTTGGGGAATGAAGAGGGAGACGTGATCAGGGTGCTGGAGGGGGTGAAGGCCGGCGAGCAGGTCGTGACGAAGGGCTCCTTCGCCCTTAAATCTGAAATGGAACGACACAAGATCGAGCCCACGCCATGA